In Alteribacter lacisalsi, a genomic segment contains:
- a CDS encoding TetR/AcrR family transcriptional regulator has protein sequence MVENKEGLILAAAASSFSMYGYKGTTMDKVAALAGIGKGTIYTAFKNKEALFDAVLQQIITEMEQVFYTNILPERTVSENLHSALYHLLSFRRDHQVMMKLAYEVRMFGSDHSKRAMDKIEDAIIDCLKRQLEQAESQGKLQMRKSEVTAFLLYKQYMALVFDYEEKYGPLEKEEIARILEDHFLYSLIHNKKR, from the coding sequence ATGGTTGAAAATAAGGAAGGTCTCATTCTTGCGGCGGCAGCCTCATCTTTTTCCATGTACGGATATAAAGGAACGACAATGGATAAGGTGGCCGCTCTTGCCGGAATCGGGAAAGGAACGATTTATACAGCATTTAAAAATAAAGAAGCGCTTTTTGATGCTGTGCTTCAGCAGATCATAACGGAAATGGAACAGGTTTTTTACACGAATATCCTTCCCGAGAGGACTGTTTCGGAAAATCTTCACTCCGCCCTCTACCACCTGCTTTCATTCCGGAGGGATCATCAGGTGATGATGAAACTGGCGTACGAAGTCAGGATGTTTGGAAGTGATCACTCGAAGCGCGCCATGGATAAAATTGAAGATGCCATTATTGATTGTCTGAAACGACAGCTTGAACAGGCAGAATCTCAAGGGAAACTTCAGATGCGAAAATCCGAGGTTACCGCCTTTCTTCTGTACAAACAGTACATGGCACTCGTTTTTGATTACGAGGAAAAGTACGGTCCCCTGGAAAAAGAGGAAATCGCACGGATTCTTGAAGATCATTTTCTCTATTCCTTAATTCATAATAAAAAGAGGTAA
- the moaD gene encoding molybdopterin converting factor subunit 1: protein MIRVLLFAELEERLGTRELELREGKTSVGSLRLKLAQTHSELEGIEHAMAAVNEEYAEDTTSVRDGDTVAFIPPVSGG from the coding sequence ATGATTCGTGTACTATTGTTTGCGGAACTCGAAGAACGGCTCGGAACAAGAGAGCTTGAGTTGAGGGAAGGAAAAACAAGTGTCGGCTCACTGCGTTTAAAACTCGCACAAACCCATTCGGAGCTTGAGGGGATCGAACACGCCATGGCAGCCGTTAACGAGGAATACGCAGAAGACACCACCTCTGTCCGTGACGGGGATACCGTCGCCTTCATACCGCCGGTTAGCGGAGGTTGA
- the mobB gene encoding molybdopterin-guanine dinucleotide biosynthesis protein B: protein MIFQLTGYSDTGKTTLAAAWTSHLTDRGYVVCVIKHHGHKGVPLTTGDDGKDTARYRKAGAESSLVVSDSEFQWTGANPPPLKTLIHLVETTEPDVILIEGFKESDYPKAVLVRGTEDADLVRKSTNVKAVICPGKKEMDGLAKAGIEALPLEEKQQVIHSLTTLLIGDDTP, encoded by the coding sequence ATGATTTTTCAGCTCACCGGCTACTCAGACACGGGAAAAACCACGCTTGCCGCGGCCTGGACCTCACATCTGACCGACAGAGGCTATGTTGTCTGCGTGATCAAGCATCACGGTCACAAAGGGGTTCCGCTGACAACAGGCGATGATGGGAAAGATACGGCGCGTTACCGAAAAGCCGGAGCCGAATCCTCCCTCGTCGTAAGCGACAGTGAATTTCAGTGGACCGGTGCGAATCCGCCTCCGTTAAAAACCCTGATTCACCTGGTGGAAACAACCGAGCCTGATGTTATTCTGATCGAAGGATTCAAGGAATCGGATTATCCTAAAGCCGTTCTTGTGCGGGGGACAGAAGATGCTGATCTGGTGAGGAAAAGCACAAACGTAAAAGCTGTAATCTGCCCGGGAAAAAAAGAAATGGATGGGCTGGCCAAAGCAGGAATCGAGGCTCTGCCGCTGGAAGAGAAGCAGCAGGTTATCCACAGTTTAACGACACTTTTAATCGGAGATGATACACCATGA
- a CDS encoding molybdenum cofactor biosynthesis protein MoaE, with product MNDSRFTITSEPVDITEVIEKVTHRNAGAVNTFIGTVRELTNGKRTLYLRYDAYVPMAEKQLARIGDEIKRDYPEAKVAITHRIGELAISDVAVVIAVATPHRADAFDASRYAIERIKEIVPIWKKEHWEDGSEWIGDQRETASYPSGRPEKEDMQ from the coding sequence ATGAATGACTCGCGCTTTACGATTACAAGCGAGCCGGTAGACATTACAGAAGTGATCGAAAAAGTTACCCACCGAAATGCAGGGGCTGTAAATACATTCATCGGGACGGTCCGGGAGTTGACAAATGGCAAGCGGACACTTTATCTGAGGTATGACGCCTATGTTCCGATGGCAGAAAAGCAGCTGGCCCGAATTGGTGATGAAATTAAGCGGGACTACCCGGAAGCGAAGGTGGCGATTACCCACCGGATCGGTGAACTTGCGATCAGTGATGTGGCAGTCGTCATCGCTGTCGCCACTCCTCACCGGGCTGATGCCTTTGACGCAAGCAGATACGCCATTGAGCGGATTAAGGAAATCGTGCCGATCTGGAAGAAGGAACATTGGGAGGACGGCTCGGAATGGATCGGGGATCAGCGGGAGACCGCCAGTTATCCGTCCGGTCGTCCTGAAAAGGAGGACATGCAATGA